A window of Trichoderma atroviride chromosome 3, complete sequence contains these coding sequences:
- a CDS encoding uncharacterized protein (EggNog:ENOG41~TransMembrane:1 (o429-448i)) — MSAFLISSNAKAVLDASYTAPCTVLQDEPAQWPHVDNSGIYEVDNGNHYLSSFQSVGPSQEENITVWEPTLPYGDTSSKSTSISKSTFDDASTSNIGYEGYPETLTSISHAPCMVSKEKRSGCGTDLKHNDVDQPQILSAGPDIGVTTCTLAGLYSQKSATFCTPEELSLSYSVCVTQEDAERDARVGSKDKGFAARWKKGSVLKYIIRTETFQNPRQAGLVAREATKAIAMWQNIGVRFEKVGRDEKATFAIKFCPQSDNCRRDVYARAFFPNDSPDELSVYELALERSNVCFLANILAHEFGHILGLRHEFAVETSFLWGKENARSVMNYFSDLSQLQVGPQDREELATFYECDERRHAQPPIIEIEPPLYRFPKSNRSLRRYQPTSKRLYLNYRNRRVRFRRNPSLTQKVDQRTNSSRILLSPSLVRFYCGFAFFTSFAYCAFFLGRM, encoded by the exons ATGAGTGCTTTCCTTATATCTTCAAACGCAAAAGCAGTGCTCGATGCATCCTACACAGCTCCATGCA CTGTCCTACAAGATGAGCCAGCTCAGTGGCCCCATGTAGATAATAGCGGTATCTACGAAGTCGACAATGGAAATCACTATTTATCATCCTTTCAAAGTGTTGGCCCGTctcaagaagaaaacatCACTGTCTGGGAGCCAACTCTGCCTTATGGCGACACCTCGTCCAAATCAACAAGCATCTCAAAATCTACCTTTGATGATGCAAGCACCAGTAACATAGGCTATGAGGGATACCCAGAGACTCTCACATCTATTTCTCATGCTCCTTGCATGGTCTCCAAGGAAAAGCGTTCTGGCTGTGGGACTGATTTGAAACATAACGATGTTGATCAACCCCAAATTCTGTCGGCTGGTCCCGATATTGGAgtcactacatgtactttagCTGGACTCTATTCTCAAAAATCCGCGACTTTTTGTACCCCAGAAGAGCTATCCCTTAGCTACAGCGTGTGTGTTACCCAAGAAGATGCAGAGAGAGACGCTCGCGTGGGATCCAAAGACAAAGGCTTTGCAGCTCGCTGGAAGAAAGGCTCGGTGCTGAAATATATCATTCGCACGGAGACTTTCCAAAATCCTCGACAAGCAGGATTGGTAGCGCGCGAAGCGACAAAAGCAATTGCGATGTGGCAAAATATCGGAGTTCGCTTTGAGAAAGTTGGTCGTGATGAGAAAGCTACATTTGCAATAAAGTTCTGCCCTCAGTCAGACAATTGCAGACGTGATGTCTATGCCAGAGCTTTCTTTCCGAACGACTCACCTGACGAATTATCTGTGTACGAATTGGCACTGGAGCGGTCCAATGTCTGCTTCTTAGCAAACATCCTCGCTCATGAATTCGGCCATATTCTGGGCCTTCGCCATGAGTTTGCTGTTGAAAcatcttttctttggggGAAGGAAAATGCTCGATCAGTGATGAATTATTTCAGCGACCTAAGTCAACTGCAAGTAGGGCCACAAGATCGTGAAGAATTGGCGACATTTTATGAGTGTGACGAAAGACGGCACGCCCAGCCGCCCATAATTGAAATCGAGCCGCCGTTATACCGGTTTCCTAAGAGCAACAGGAGTCTTAGACGCTATCAGCCGACTTCGAAACGGCTGTATCTAAACTATCGGAACAGGCGCGTTCGCTTCCGCCGTAATCCTTCATTGACCCAGAAAGTCGATCAACGGACAAATTCTTCACGAATTTTATTGTCACCTTCTCTCGTTCGCTTTTATTGCGGCTTTGCGTTCTTTACCTCTTTTGCATACTGTGCTTTTTTCCTTGGACGAATGTGA
- a CDS encoding uncharacterized protein (EggNog:ENOG41), with the protein MDVSFKLVSRADPATFQIKFKRSHNSHPNMCAKSFFPGECGGSLVVYGKALETSSYLANILAHELGHILGLRHEFALKTEVFSPSVRFGSENHQSIMNYFDHPSKLQVGKQDREELAAFYAYDRAHYQDLPIVDVTPPLKDSW; encoded by the coding sequence ATGGATGTGAGCTTTAAGCTGGTCAGCCGCGCCGACCCGGCTACTTTTCAGATTAAGTTTAAGAGAAGCCACAACAGCCATCCCAACATGTGCGCCAAGTCTTTCTTCCCCGGGGAATGCGGTGGCAGCTTGGTTGTCTATGGTAAAGCTTTGGAGACCTCCAGCTACCTGGCTAATATTCTTGCTCACGAGCTTGGTCACATCTTGGGCCTACGCCATGAGTTTGCTCTCAAAACAGAGGTGTTTTCGCCTTCTGTTCGCTTTGGAAGCGAGAACCATCAATCCATTATGAATTACTTTGATCACCCAAGCAAACTCCAGGTCGGTAAACAGGACCGTGAAGAGTTGGCGGCTTTTTACGCGTATGACCGGGCACACTACCAGGACCTACCGATAGTTGATGTTACGCCCCCGCTGAAAGACAGTTGGTGA